Below is a genomic region from bacterium.
CTGCTCCACAAAAGACATCTCAATGTCTATCTGATAGAACTCCCCAGGCGAACGATCAGCCCGAGCATCCTCATCCCGAAAACACGGTGCAATCTGAAAGTACCGGTCAAACCCAGAGATCATGATCAGCTGCTTAAACTGCTGCGGAGCTTGGGGCAGTGCATAGAATTTTCCAGGGTGCCGCCTCGAAGGGACAATAAAGTCTCGGGCTCCTTCTGGAGAACTACTCGTTAGAATCGGCGTGTGGTATTCGCGAAACCCGAGATCGTGCATGATCTCTCTGATGCTCGCTATAATCTCACACCGCTTCACGATATTTTCGTGGAGCCCCTCTCGTCGAAGCTCTAAAAACCGCTGCTGAAGACGCATCGCCTCTGGAGCATTATCATCTTCCGCTACTTGAAACGGAAGAACCTCCGAATGGCCCTGCACGGTGTATGCTTCGCAATGCACCTCTACTTCACCCGTCTGTAACTTCGGGTTCACTAACTCAGCCTCACGCGCCAATACCTTTCCCGTGACGGTAACAACACTCTCAAGACGAATTTTCTGAAGCTCTTCTAGGTGCGCGTCATGAAAGATAACTTGAGTAATCCCATAGTGGTCACGAAGATCCACAAATAAAACTCCCCCATGGTCACGCTTACGCATGATCCACCCTGAAAGAGTCACTTCACTCCCGACATCCCCACTACGAAGCTCTCCACATGTATGAGAACGGTACTTACTCGTTAACTTCGCCATATTCCTATCCCCTTTCAGGCCTCAAAAAAAACTCTCTCCTAGGGAGCACCCTCTAAATAGCTATCAAGTCCCTTGATGTCTATCTTTGCCGCGAATCCCTTCAACTGAGCACTCGTAATATTGTTACGTCCCTCAAGTTTAAAAATTCCCCCACTTTTTAAGAAAATTGAAAGCTCCGGTCTCGCGCCACTCTCATCAAGGAGAGCCGAGCGCCCCCCGATCTCCAGAGCAACACCACCATCCTCCTTTTGTATCATGGCAGCCATCCGCCCCAAACCTGAGTCCTCGTTCGATGAGATCGATTTGCCACCCCCTAATAGCGAGAGCTTAAACTCAATGTTCTTTCCCTTATAAAGCCGAGTCATATTCGTTAGTCCAAGCGCTACACTGACCTCTATCTTTTCACCAGCTGCTTCACTAATTGTATTCGGGAAAAACTTCTTCACTCGCTCGTTTTTCTGGTCCAACAAATAACCCCGAGCTCTCTCAAGCTCTCTCAACGCTCCAGGGAAACTCCCCTCAGAAGAAAGCCGCTCTACTTCACGCAAAGAACTCTCAAAAGTCCACTCCTCAGCACTCGCACTACTCACCCATCCAATCAGGAGGGCCAACATAATCCCGATATGCAGTAATTTACTAGAATAACACATAAAAATCCGACCTTCTGACGCGTTGCTCAGTATACCTGAGGACCCCTCGGAACGAAACACTCCCTTATAAAGACAAAGCATCCCACTTCACCTTGCTCATCTTGAGCCTAAAAAACGAGGCGAATGCGGGAAACCCGCCTTTTTTTTGATTACCGACACCAGAGTAGCGATGATAATTGCCAACACAATATTTAACGATTTTCAGGATCTGCTCTATGGAATTCGACAAAGACCCAACACCCCTACGAGCTCGAAGACAA
It encodes:
- a CDS encoding aspartate--tRNA ligase, which translates into the protein MAKLTSKYRSHTCGELRSGDVGSEVTLSGWIMRKRDHGGVLFVDLRDHYGITQVIFHDAHLEELQKIRLESVVTVTGKVLAREAELVNPKLQTGEVEVHCEAYTVQGHSEVLPFQVAEDDNAPEAMRLQQRFLELRREGLHENIVKRCEIIASIREIMHDLGFREYHTPILTSSSPEGARDFIVPSRRHPGKFYALPQAPQQFKQLIMISGFDRYFQIAPCFRDEDARADRSPGEFYQIDIEMSFVEQ